TTCCATGAAAACCCCTTAATCGTCCACGCGGGAGGTTGTAGTGAGTTTACCGATATAGGCCAAGATAAGCAGAGTCGTAGCCACTACAGTTAAAAACACACCCAAATCAAACGGTATCGCAGAGGAAACTTCAAATTTACCCACGATAGGCCACTCAAGGTACGCATAAGTTGAAGTGAGGAATGGGTATCCAAAGAGCCAACTCCCGAGCCCGGTTAAACCCGCGATAAGTACACCACCCGCTATCCAATTTGGATAATTAAACTGGAAGCGTTCACGAATAAAACCTACACCGCTCGCCACATACTGAAGAATAAGCGCAATACTTGTAATCAAGCCAGCAATAAACCCCCCACCCGGCGCATTGTGTCCGCGTAAGAAAATATACACCGACACCATAAGCGCTAACGGCAGTATCATGCGGCCCATCATGGAGAGTAGCGGTGGGTGTCGGACAGGATCCCAAGGACGGCCCTCTTTGTCTGTGAGCGGTAACGGTAGATATAAATTTCTCAACAACGTCGCAATACCGATACCTGCGATACCCAATACAATAATTTCACCAAAGGTGTCAAAGCCACGGAAGTCGACCAAAATAACGTTCACTACGTTATAACCGCCGCCCTCTGGTTTTGAATTCTGAATGAAAAAGTCAGCAATGCTGTCTACGGGACGTGTGAGAATCGCATAGGTAAGTAGCCCCATACCTACACCCGCGAGGCCTGCTATTGTGGCGTCTCGCCAAACTCTCCGCGGTGATGATTCATTCGGAGTTTGTTGCGGCAAGAAATAGAGCGCCAACATGAGTAGAATAATGGTGACAACCTCTACAGAGAGCTGAGTCATCGCTAAATCCGGCGCTGAGAACCGCGCAAATAAAATAGACACCATCAACCCTGCCACACTCAATATGAGAAGCCCGCCAAAGCGATTATGGTGAATGAGCACGGTACCAAAAGCAGAAATCATGAGCACAACGCAGGCAACGACGGCCACGATATCGAGCTCCGACAAAGGCACACCGCCATTTAACTGCTGCATAGGCAAAAGTGCAGCCGCTATCATAACCACTAGCAAAATCACCGTGAAGGCGACATAGCGTTGCAACGACCCATTCTCAAGTTTGGCAACGAACTCCGTTGCTTCCATCATCACTTTGGTGACAGCGCCTTCGAAAATATGGAGTTCATTGAAAGGCTTACGCTTCTTGTACCATGCCAACAATTTGTCTTTTTGTAGATACAGTAAGGCTCCGCCCACCAATGCAATGGCACTCATCAACAGCGGTAAATTGAAGCCATGCCAAATATAGATCGAGTAGGGCTCTGGCGCATAACCTAACACTGCGGCTGCGCCCGCATTTACATACGCTCCCACAAGTGGTTGCGCAAACAAGCCAACCGCTACACAGAGTGAAACCATCAAGATGATAGGCGCTACCATAAGCTTTGAAGGTGCGTGTGGCGGGAAGTGGGGTGTTTTCTTCGCATCTCCGCTGAAAAAGGTATTCAACGCGAAACGGGCCGAATAATAAACTGAAAATACCGCGCCA
This genomic interval from Idiomarinaceae bacterium HL-53 contains the following:
- a CDS encoding multisubunit potassium/proton antiporter, PhaA subunit (TC 2.A.63.1.1)/multisubunit potassium/proton antiporter, PhaB subunit (TC 2.A.63.1.1) → MALLVIVFLPILLAWMPRVTERFGRNFSLVITLLPPLVATVLAFSYVPSVLRGETQEIILPWVPSLGLNFEFRVDALSLMFALLILCIGLLVIWYARFYLSKNDSIGKLYTLLLMFMTAMLGIVLSNNVLLLFVFWELTSITSFLLIGYWQDNSDARKGARMALAVTGGGGLALLAGLILLGEIAGSYKLSEIFAAREVIVAHHLYPVMLVLVLLGAFTKSAQFPFHFWLPHAMAAPTPVSAYLHSATMVKAGLFLLARLHPAVGGTDLWVIIVTSIGLITMVFAAAMAMFKHDLKGLLAYSTVSHLGLITMLFGISTELAVLAGIFHILNHAAFKASLFMAAGIVDHETGTRDLRILRGMYKYMPLTAVLSVLAAAAMAGVPFFNGFLSKEMMLKAVLDVPAFGAMGWALPVLATLGAVFSVYYSARFALNTFFSGDAKKTPHFPPHAPSKLMVAPIILMVSLCVAVGLFAQPLVGAYVNAGAAAVLGYAPEPYSIYIWHGFNLPLLMSAIALVGGALLYLQKDKLLAWYKKRKPFNELHIFEGAVTKVMMEATEFVAKLENGSLQRYVAFTVILLVVMIAAALLPMQQLNGGVPLSELDIVAVVACVVLMISAFGTVLIHHNRFGGLLILSVAGLMVSILFARFSAPDLAMTQLSVEVVTIILLMLALYFLPQQTPNESSPRRVWRDATIAGLAGVGMGLLTYAILTRPVDSIADFFIQNSKPEGGGYNVVNVILVDFRGFDTFGEIIVLGIAGIGIATLLRNLYLPLPLTDKEGRPWDPVRHPPLLSMMGRMILPLALMVSVYIFLRGHNAPGGGFIAGLITSIALILQYVASGVGFIRERFQFNYPNWIAGGVLIAGLTGLGSWLFGYPFLTSTYAYLEWPIVGKFEVSSAIPFDLGVFLTVVATTLLILAYIGKLTTTSRVDD